The proteins below are encoded in one region of Ferroplasma acidiphilum:
- the hisS gene encoding histidine--tRNA ligase encodes MKVEKLKGFRDHYPEDMEVRNYFFKKITNAAENFGYQLIDFPSLEPLDLYRLKSGTEIVNQTFSFTDKGGREVTMIPEATPSTVRLLTARKDLPRPVRWYSFPKVWRYEEPQEGRFREHYQFNADVFGLDSEEADAEIVGLASSILDYLGLSGVYEININDRFLMEYVLKDLNIEDIPDAFSIIDKYKKVDKSSFVEAFKGIGAGEDEIKKILSLLGEKVDIGNLEKKIKRVVNNYEEIKPRIERIKKTFDLIGLYTESKINFDFSIVRGLSYYTGIVFEAFDVKGELRAILGGGRYDGLSQLFTQEKIPAAGFAIGDAVIELLLKRQNLWLKRNMKESYYICNLSSENYDYIIKIASVIRSLNKIAVVDMTHRKISSQMKSASDFDFAIIIGEREIEEETMTVKNMHSSEQSTIGYDEFFLKLRSGNN; translated from the coding sequence ATGAAAGTTGAGAAATTAAAGGGTTTCAGAGACCACTATCCGGAGGATATGGAAGTAAGGAATTACTTTTTCAAGAAAATTACAAACGCTGCTGAGAATTTTGGTTATCAGCTGATTGATTTTCCAAGCCTTGAACCACTTGACCTGTACAGGCTTAAATCAGGGACAGAGATTGTCAACCAAACTTTTTCATTTACCGATAAAGGTGGCAGGGAGGTTACAATGATACCGGAAGCCACGCCTTCCACTGTCAGGTTGCTCACAGCAAGAAAAGACCTTCCAAGGCCTGTTAGATGGTATTCATTTCCAAAGGTATGGAGATATGAAGAACCTCAGGAGGGAAGATTCAGGGAACATTACCAGTTCAATGCTGATGTGTTCGGGCTTGATTCTGAGGAAGCAGATGCGGAAATTGTTGGATTGGCTTCAAGCATTCTTGATTATCTTGGTTTATCCGGGGTATATGAAATTAACATTAATGACAGATTTTTGATGGAATATGTGTTAAAGGACCTGAACATCGAAGATATACCCGATGCATTTTCAATAATAGACAAATACAAAAAAGTTGATAAAAGCTCATTCGTTGAGGCATTTAAAGGCATAGGTGCCGGGGAGGATGAGATAAAAAAGATCCTTTCGCTTTTAGGCGAAAAGGTTGATATAGGCAATTTGGAGAAAAAGATAAAAAGAGTAGTGAACAACTACGAAGAAATAAAACCCAGGATAGAGAGAATTAAAAAGACATTCGACCTTATCGGGCTCTATACTGAGAGCAAGATAAATTTTGATTTTTCCATAGTCAGGGGTTTATCATACTATACAGGAATCGTATTCGAAGCCTTTGATGTGAAAGGAGAATTAAGGGCAATACTGGGAGGGGGAAGATACGATGGCCTTTCACAGTTATTTACACAGGAGAAAATTCCTGCCGCGGGATTTGCAATAGGGGATGCAGTAATAGAATTGCTTCTAAAAAGGCAGAATTTATGGTTAAAAAGAAATATGAAAGAATCGTATTATATATGCAACCTTTCATCAGAAAACTATGATTATATTATTAAAATTGCCAGTGTAATAAGGAGCCTCAATAAAATTGCAGTTGTTGATATGACACACAGGAAAATTTCATCACAGATGAAAAGTGCATCAGACTTTGATTTTGCCATCATCATAGGGGAACGGGAAATTGAAGAAGAGACAATGACGGTAAAAAACATGCATAGTTCCGAACAGTCAACTATAGGATATGATGAATTTTTCCTTAAGCTCAGAAGTGGAAATAACTAA
- a CDS encoding dihydrolipoamide acetyltransferase family protein, translated as MYTVSLPPIGEGIQEGEIVKWTVKPGDSIRKDDELVEVMTDKITVKIPSPVAGKVSKILIKEGETAMIGDAMVEIDSPDESNSPEKPAEKPATTAHQEVSVSTDEKIPSVKATPAVRAYARSKNVDILKVKPAAQDGRITKEDIDAYMKQPAEPVAQKAPSEEDEVFTPTGIRKLIFDKMTKSKQIIPHFTITDFIDTENIEKAINQYSKKKYVSFTAFFVKAVTVAFRDFPKLNAVYNENDRTYTIKKKYNIGVAVDSPAGLTVVVVKDVASKNIFQISEEIKDMAERARNGKLGLQDVQGSTFSVTNIGSIGGIMATPIINYPEVAILEINTRTSGFVNGELKHGLYLTLACDHRLIDGAEAARYLEKLKEVLEYPLMYIGD; from the coding sequence ATGTATACAGTTAGTTTGCCCCCAATTGGAGAAGGCATTCAGGAAGGAGAAATAGTTAAATGGACAGTAAAACCGGGAGATTCGATCAGGAAAGATGATGAACTGGTTGAAGTAATGACAGATAAAATAACGGTAAAGATACCCTCCCCAGTTGCAGGAAAAGTATCAAAAATATTGATAAAGGAAGGAGAAACGGCTATGATAGGGGATGCTATGGTAGAGATAGATTCTCCGGATGAGTCAAATAGCCCTGAAAAACCGGCAGAGAAACCAGCAACAACAGCACACCAGGAGGTATCTGTAAGCACAGATGAAAAAATACCTTCTGTAAAGGCTACTCCGGCGGTGAGAGCATATGCAAGGTCAAAGAACGTGGATATTTTAAAGGTCAAACCGGCTGCCCAGGATGGAAGGATCACAAAGGAGGATATAGATGCCTATATGAAGCAACCTGCAGAACCGGTTGCACAAAAGGCGCCATCAGAAGAGGATGAGGTCTTCACGCCTACCGGCATAAGGAAGCTAATATTCGACAAAATGACAAAGTCCAAGCAGATAATACCGCACTTCACCATAACAGATTTCATAGATACGGAAAATATTGAAAAAGCCATAAACCAGTATTCAAAGAAAAAGTACGTCAGTTTTACTGCATTTTTCGTAAAAGCAGTTACTGTGGCCTTCAGGGATTTCCCTAAATTGAATGCAGTATACAATGAAAATGACAGAACCTATACCATAAAGAAAAAGTACAATATAGGGGTTGCTGTGGATTCCCCTGCCGGGCTAACAGTGGTTGTTGTCAAAGATGTGGCATCAAAGAACATATTCCAGATATCTGAAGAGATAAAAGATATGGCTGAAAGAGCCAGAAATGGCAAACTTGGATTGCAGGATGTCCAGGGTTCAACATTTTCAGTAACGAATATAGGGTCTATCGGAGGAATAATGGCTACACCAATAATAAATTACCCTGAGGTGGCAATACTTGAAATAAATACTAGAACCTCGGGATTTGTAAACGGTGAACTGAAACATGGATTGTATCTCACACTTGCATGTGACCACAGGCTTATAGACGGTGCTGAAGCGGCCAGATACCTTGAAAAATTAAAGGAAGTGCTTGAATATCCTCTTATGTACATAGGTGATTAA
- a CDS encoding cob(I)yrinic acid a,c-diamide adenosyltransferase: MFTRRGDQGETDNGLRVRIGKDSPMVDFQGTLDELNSFIGNALINTKWDDIRNDLIKIQNDVFVLGEDLTAESQHRTIKEEDVKWLEQRATEYRKEIGKIKLFVIPDGSQEAVSLHIARTVARRAERLSVFVSKEMSVNKYILIYLNRLSSVLFMQALASNKRLGITERIWDIKRES, encoded by the coding sequence ATGTTTACGCGGCGTGGCGATCAGGGAGAAACCGACAACGGGCTCAGAGTACGGATAGGAAAGGATTCTCCAATGGTGGATTTTCAGGGCACACTTGATGAACTCAATTCGTTTATAGGGAATGCACTTATTAATACAAAATGGGATGATATACGGAACGATCTGATTAAAATTCAGAACGATGTGTTTGTGCTTGGTGAAGACCTCACGGCCGAAAGCCAGCACAGGACTATAAAGGAAGAAGATGTTAAATGGCTTGAGCAGCGGGCAACAGAATACAGAAAGGAAATAGGGAAAATTAAACTTTTTGTTATACCGGATGGCAGCCAGGAAGCAGTATCACTCCATATAGCCAGGACAGTTGCAAGAAGGGCTGAAAGGCTTTCGGTTTTTGTATCGAAAGAGATGTCCGTGAACAAATATATACTCATATACCTTAACAGGCTATCATCTGTACTGTTTATGCAGGCTCTTGCTTCAAATAAACGCCTCGGAATTACAGAGCGGATCTGGGATATTAAACGGGAGTCCTGA
- the metG gene encoding methionine--tRNA ligase gives MEREKILVNCALPYANGPLHLGHIAGAYLGADIFVRFNRMSGNEVLFISGSDEYGTPITISAEKNHVPPQEIADKYHIEQINSFNSMDIIFDKFTRTSDPEHVKDVDEFFINLLEKGYLVKRYMISPFCVEINKFMPDRYIEGECPYCGYKEARGDQCDNCGQTLDPIELINPICKMTGNSPIFRVTDHFFLKLDSLQEKLAEFIDSKTYWRPNVLKFTQNFIGEGLHPRAITRDLDWGVKIPLKGYENKKIYVWFEALIGYITGARVYSEETGKPDYWKEFWMDKNIKSYYFIGKDNIPFHTIIWPAMLLAHGGFNLPYNVPANEYLRFEGEKFSKSRGIGFTVDEMLKFVDKNSLRYYMSSVLPETGDSDFSMNEFQLKVNSELIDKYGNYIYRVESFIEKNGLSPHEPETMDAKDREMMKFLEDKFSEYSMEVSGIHIKRGISIWLEIVMAANNYFTESAPWKLIKEDMEKLNEKLYVSLKIGQYLTAMLYPYVPSAAESIWQTFGISENLENATFNDVLKINKFNIKKGSIPFEKIDFSNPDILDIQLATIVSVEDHPGADSLYSIKLHGDKIYQTVSDLKKYYTKSDLQGKQVLILTNIEKARIRGVESQCLILSIWNGNSKEVISSTGNDGDFATLGKYRYNGEETLTFKEFQKMEFTVSDHHIIAKLQEESLPVMLNGKDVNVSIENLDKASIA, from the coding sequence ATGGAACGGGAAAAGATTCTGGTAAACTGTGCACTTCCCTACGCAAATGGGCCATTGCATCTGGGGCACATAGCCGGTGCATATTTAGGTGCCGATATATTCGTGAGATTTAATAGAATGTCAGGAAATGAAGTGCTATTTATCTCTGGAAGCGATGAATATGGAACTCCTATTACAATCAGTGCCGAAAAAAATCATGTGCCACCCCAGGAAATTGCGGATAAATATCATATTGAACAGATAAATTCATTCAATTCAATGGATATCATATTTGATAAGTTTACCCGAACCAGTGACCCCGAGCATGTAAAGGATGTAGATGAATTTTTTATTAACCTGCTGGAAAAAGGATACCTTGTAAAGCGATATATGATATCCCCATTCTGTGTTGAAATCAATAAATTCATGCCTGACAGGTACATTGAAGGCGAGTGCCCCTATTGCGGATATAAGGAAGCCAGAGGGGACCAGTGTGATAACTGTGGGCAGACTCTCGATCCCATAGAACTTATTAACCCTATATGTAAAATGACAGGAAACAGCCCTATTTTCAGGGTAACAGACCATTTTTTCCTTAAACTTGATTCCCTGCAGGAAAAGCTGGCAGAATTCATTGATTCAAAGACCTACTGGAGGCCGAACGTCCTGAAATTCACACAGAATTTTATAGGAGAAGGGTTACATCCCCGTGCAATAACAAGGGATCTGGATTGGGGTGTAAAAATACCTTTAAAAGGCTATGAAAATAAGAAAATATACGTGTGGTTCGAAGCACTTATAGGCTATATAACTGGAGCCAGAGTGTATTCTGAAGAAACTGGAAAGCCAGATTACTGGAAGGAATTCTGGATGGATAAAAACATAAAATCATATTATTTTATCGGAAAGGACAACATACCGTTCCACACAATAATATGGCCTGCTATGCTGCTTGCCCATGGAGGGTTTAATCTGCCATATAATGTTCCAGCCAATGAATATCTGAGATTTGAGGGGGAAAAATTCTCAAAAAGCAGGGGCATAGGGTTCACTGTGGATGAAATGCTGAAATTTGTGGATAAAAACTCACTGCGTTATTATATGTCATCTGTACTCCCTGAAACAGGAGACTCTGATTTTTCAATGAATGAATTCCAGCTTAAGGTCAACTCTGAACTTATTGACAAATATGGCAATTATATATACCGTGTAGAAAGCTTCATAGAAAAAAATGGCTTATCACCGCATGAGCCAGAAACAATGGATGCGAAAGACCGTGAAATGATGAAATTCCTTGAAGACAAATTTTCTGAATACAGCATGGAGGTTTCCGGTATCCATATCAAACGCGGCATATCAATATGGCTGGAAATTGTTATGGCAGCAAATAATTACTTCACAGAATCTGCACCATGGAAACTTATTAAGGAAGACATGGAAAAGCTTAATGAGAAATTATATGTATCGCTTAAAATAGGGCAATATCTCACTGCAATGCTATATCCATATGTACCATCTGCAGCTGAAAGCATATGGCAAACATTCGGGATTTCAGAAAATTTAGAAAATGCAACATTTAATGATGTCCTCAAAATTAATAAATTTAATATTAAAAAGGGATCAATACCATTCGAAAAAATAGATTTCTCGAATCCTGATATACTTGATATCCAGCTTGCCACAATTGTTTCCGTAGAAGACCACCCTGGCGCAGATTCACTTTATTCCATAAAACTACACGGGGATAAAATTTACCAGACAGTTTCTGATCTGAAGAAATACTATACAAAAAGCGATCTTCAGGGGAAGCAGGTACTTATACTTACCAACATTGAAAAGGCCAGGATACGCGGTGTTGAATCCCAATGCCTTATTCTATCGATATGGAATGGAAATTCAAAAGAAGTAATCTCTTCAACAGGGAATGATGGTGATTTTGCAACCCTTGGAAAATACCGGTACAATGGTGAAGAAACACTTACATTTAAAGAATTCCAGAAAATGGAATTCACAGTTTCAGATCACCATATAATAGCAAAATTGCAGGAAGAGAGCCTCCCCGTAATGCTAAATGGGAAAGATGTTAACGTATCTATCGAAAATCTGGATAAAGCTTCTATTGCTTAA
- a CDS encoding DUF1059 domain-containing protein, which produces MTYYFKCKDLGWNCSFENHAEKREDIFPRIRIHFHYAHATNDIDEETMKKIESVIYEGEEYKGEI; this is translated from the coding sequence ATGACATATTATTTCAAATGTAAAGATTTGGGATGGAATTGCTCATTCGAGAACCACGCAGAGAAAAGGGAGGACATATTTCCCAGGATAAGGATCCATTTCCATTATGCACATGCAACGAACGATATAGATGAGGAAACAATGAAAAAAATTGAATCCGTCATATATGAGGGTGAAGAATACAAAGGGGAAATATGA
- a CDS encoding DNA-directed RNA polymerase subunit K, with the protein MMLTKFEKARIIGARALQIAMGAPVILDVSPDMIDPIDIAIFEFDNGVIPITIRRK; encoded by the coding sequence ATGATGCTAACTAAGTTTGAAAAAGCGAGAATTATTGGGGCCCGGGCACTGCAAATTGCTATGGGCGCACCTGTTATTCTAGACGTTTCGCCTGACATGATAGACCCCATAGATATCGCAATATTTGAATTCGATAATGGAGTTATACCCATAACAATCAGAAGAAAATAA
- a CDS encoding NAD-dependent epimerase/dehydratase family protein, translated as MQGKNILITGGAGFIGSNMVEKLLPDNNITVLDNLNNHVGNRFITQFMENKNFHFINTDLLSFDYGSLKGIDTVIHFAANSDVRYGSQDPTKDFQNNVVATENILEYMRKYDVKDILFASSSTVYGEASIMPTPENYGPYMPISSYGASKMSNEGFITAYSHYYGFKGSIFRFANIVGKNSTHGVIYDFINKLLKSPDELEILGDGTQKKSYMHVKDCVDSMIYVHEKLTRTDIINLGNRETTSVKTIADYVVKRMGLKNVKYRFTGGINGRGWKGDIKITHLAIDKLLSTGWKSRYTSDESVDVAVQETIDQLKNIK; from the coding sequence ATGCAAGGGAAAAACATACTTATTACTGGGGGAGCAGGATTCATAGGTTCCAATATGGTCGAAAAACTATTGCCAGACAACAATATAACAGTACTGGACAACCTTAACAACCATGTTGGAAATCGTTTCATAACACAATTTATGGAAAACAAAAACTTTCATTTTATAAACACAGACCTGCTTTCATTTGATTACGGTTCATTAAAAGGCATTGACACAGTTATCCACTTTGCAGCCAATTCCGACGTCAGGTATGGTTCACAGGACCCGACAAAAGATTTTCAAAATAACGTTGTTGCAACTGAAAACATCCTGGAATACATGAGAAAATATGATGTTAAAGACATACTATTTGCATCCTCATCCACGGTGTATGGCGAAGCATCGATCATGCCTACACCAGAAAATTATGGGCCCTATATGCCCATATCATCATACGGGGCATCGAAGATGTCCAATGAAGGATTCATTACAGCTTACTCCCATTATTACGGATTTAAAGGCTCTATTTTCAGATTTGCAAACATAGTGGGTAAAAACTCTACCCACGGAGTTATATATGATTTTATAAATAAATTGTTGAAAAGTCCTGATGAACTTGAAATACTGGGCGATGGCACACAGAAAAAATCATACATGCATGTAAAAGACTGTGTGGATTCAATGATATACGTCCATGAAAAATTAACAAGAACGGATATTATTAATCTGGGAAATCGTGAAACAACATCGGTAAAAACCATTGCAGATTATGTAGTAAAGAGAATGGGCCTCAAAAATGTAAAATACCGTTTCACAGGCGGAATAAATGGAAGGGGATGGAAAGGAGATATAAAAATTACCCATCTTGCTATAGATAAGCTACTATCCACAGGGTGGAAGAGCAGGTATACCAGTGACGAATCCGTTGATGTGGCTGTCCAGGAAACAATAGACCAGCTAAAAAATATAAAGTAG
- a CDS encoding HPP family protein, translated as MEKPGKSIVRLRNSIIPAIFIGITITFTILFLSLLHIYIIPIAKFIVFSSFASSCFLLFMEPEQKSSRLSKFVVSYIISGAIGIAGAFIEPYIGIYYTLAIVETIIAMLLVEARAMHPPAMGIAVVFILEKANVFALLFLFSGMVLIIIFDKFLNKFVYLFDDEVKKIDR; from the coding sequence ATGGAGAAACCTGGCAAGAGTATAGTACGGCTTAGAAACAGCATAATACCGGCTATATTCATAGGTATAACCATAACATTTACAATTTTATTTTTATCCCTGCTGCATATATACATCATTCCAATAGCCAAATTTATTGTTTTTTCATCCTTTGCTTCCAGTTGCTTCCTGCTTTTCATGGAACCTGAACAGAAATCATCACGCCTTTCAAAATTTGTGGTGAGTTATATAATATCCGGTGCCATCGGTATAGCCGGTGCGTTTATAGAACCCTATATAGGGATTTATTATACCCTTGCAATAGTGGAAACTATAATTGCAATGCTCCTTGTAGAGGCCCGTGCAATGCATCCACCTGCTATGGGGATAGCCGTTGTTTTTATTCTTGAAAAAGCAAATGTATTTGCCTTATTATTCCTTTTTTCTGGAATGGTCCTTATAATTATATTCGATAAATTCCTGAACAAATTTGTATATCTATTTGACGATGAAGTAAAGAAAATAGATAGATAA
- a CDS encoding alpha-ketoacid dehydrogenase subunit beta — protein sequence MTQMTMVKALNSGLNNAMEKDDSIILLGEDVGTDGGVFRVTDGLLAKYGKERVMDTPLAELGIVGFGIGMSMAGLKSIPEIQFQDFIYTAMDQIINQMAKLRYRTNGDYTLPMVLRTPYGGGVHGGPYHSQSGEAYFTHTQGLTVVTPSNPYDAKGLLLSSIELNDPVIFLEPKRLYYAGKMDVPDDYYKVDLRKASVIREGDDLTIITYGPAVPVVKSTVEKNNVNAQIIDLRTLSPFDLDTILAGVKKTGKVLIVHESPKMFGVGAELSATISEKAVDYLAAPILRVTGLDIPIPFALEEYYVPNERRIMAAIDKLLKY from the coding sequence ATGACGCAGATGACAATGGTAAAGGCTTTAAATAGCGGGCTTAACAATGCAATGGAAAAAGACGATTCTATAATACTCCTCGGTGAGGATGTGGGCACTGATGGAGGTGTTTTCAGGGTAACCGATGGATTACTGGCTAAATATGGAAAGGAAAGGGTTATGGATACCCCCTTGGCAGAACTGGGAATAGTGGGATTTGGCATAGGAATGTCAATGGCCGGGCTTAAATCCATACCGGAAATACAGTTCCAGGATTTTATTTACACGGCTATGGACCAGATAATAAACCAGATGGCGAAGCTAAGGTACAGAACTAATGGAGATTATACACTTCCCATGGTGCTGCGTACCCCCTATGGAGGGGGTGTACATGGAGGGCCTTACCATTCTCAGAGCGGTGAAGCCTATTTCACACATACACAGGGATTAACGGTTGTAACCCCGTCAAATCCATATGACGCAAAGGGATTGCTATTATCATCTATAGAGCTGAACGATCCTGTAATATTCCTTGAACCCAAAAGGCTCTATTATGCGGGCAAGATGGATGTTCCCGATGATTATTATAAGGTTGACCTGAGAAAAGCCAGTGTGATAAGGGAAGGCGATGACCTTACAATAATTACATATGGGCCTGCTGTGCCGGTTGTGAAAAGCACGGTTGAAAAAAATAACGTAAATGCCCAGATAATAGATTTACGGACCTTGAGCCCCTTCGACCTTGATACCATACTTGCTGGGGTTAAAAAAACAGGGAAAGTGCTGATAGTCCATGAATCACCCAAGATGTTTGGTGTTGGTGCAGAGCTCTCAGCAACAATTTCCGAGAAGGCAGTGGATTACCTGGCCGCCCCAATATTGAGGGTTACAGGGCTTGACATACCTATTCCATTTGCCCTTGAGGAGTACTATGTCCCGAACGAGAGAAGGATAATGGCTGCTATAGATAAATTATTAAAATATTAA
- a CDS encoding Lrp/AsnC ligand binding domain-containing protein, translating into MSVAFVLIRVIPGKEHEVYDRVSTLKYVTEIHPLLGEFDILVRIDTEDMSEIGKLIIQDIRSISGVVDTKTLAEIKL; encoded by the coding sequence ATGTCAGTTGCTTTTGTCCTTATAAGAGTTATCCCCGGAAAGGAACATGAAGTTTATGACCGGGTTTCTACATTGAAGTATGTCACAGAAATACATCCGCTTCTTGGTGAATTTGATATTTTAGTGCGGATAGATACAGAAGACATGTCTGAAATAGGAAAACTGATAATACAGGACATAAGGTCTATAAGCGGCGTAGTAGATACAAAAACATTGGCGGAAATTAAATTGTAG
- the lipB gene encoding lipoyl(octanoyl) transferase LipB, whose translation MQQKGVTDYWTDLGKVSYSDALDIQYNLVARRKENKIPDTILFLDHYNVYTIGRKSDPENYKNVDVIKTDRGGDVTYHGEGQLITYFIFDVRINGKKEVRKLLESIEESYIAMLKTYGYNAMLYGEPGIWIDKGGIKNKVASLGMAVDDYVSYHGMALNISASVLDGFGLINPCGMNSSVISYVDIPREDAIKGLLKEFSGHFGEFSYIDKENLIRTPV comes from the coding sequence ATGCAGCAGAAAGGCGTGACTGATTACTGGACTGACCTTGGAAAAGTTAGTTACAGCGATGCACTTGATATCCAGTATAACCTGGTAGCCAGGAGAAAGGAAAATAAAATCCCTGATACCATTTTATTTCTTGACCACTATAATGTTTACACAATAGGAAGAAAAAGTGACCCGGAGAATTATAAAAATGTAGATGTCATTAAAACAGACCGCGGTGGCGATGTAACGTACCATGGAGAAGGCCAGCTTATAACCTATTTCATATTTGATGTCAGGATAAACGGAAAAAAGGAGGTAAGGAAACTTCTTGAAAGTATTGAGGAATCATACATTGCTATGTTGAAAACTTACGGCTATAATGCCATGCTCTATGGAGAACCCGGGATATGGATAGATAAAGGAGGTATAAAGAATAAAGTGGCGTCCCTTGGAATGGCAGTGGATGATTACGTTTCATATCACGGAATGGCATTAAATATATCAGCTTCAGTACTTGATGGATTCGGATTGATAAACCCATGCGGGATGAACAGCAGCGTCATATCATATGTGGATATTCCAAGGGAGGATGCAATTAAAGGGCTGCTAAAAGAATTTTCAGGGCACTTTGGAGAATTTTCCTATATAGATAAGGAAAATTTAATCAGGACTCCCGTTTAA
- the lpdA gene encoding dihydrolipoyl dehydrogenase, protein MDFDAAIIGSGAGGYYSALRLLKHGKKVLIIEKEKFGGECLNYGCIPSKALIELSENIGYLHDMPGVTLNYKIDMKEWQKWKESMVKRITGGAEKLCISLGAKVIYGVGSVKDRNTVTVNGTDYTAKNIIINTGSVPVKIKGIDDVYYNREMLAVENIPSKLVIIGGGYIGVEMGTAFRKLGSEVYIVEMKDRILPEIEEDLAREVDKRLRKLGVNIMTGMKVLSVKKDKNYKVAIEGSDTIEADTVLMSVGRIPNTEGSGIEKLGIEMDGRFIKTDSHKRTNVPNIYAIGDVSGGPMLAHKAFYDGYVAAENILGNDTVVDYRAMPFVVYTDPEIAFTGKAGTKSNKVPVLANPRSLTMNQQDGFFKLYYDDDGTITGAGVAAPRSSESITEISLAVESGLSIDDLFLTIHPHPTVSEGLKDAAERRD, encoded by the coding sequence ATGGATTTCGATGCTGCAATTATTGGCTCCGGTGCAGGAGGATATTACTCCGCCCTCAGGCTGCTGAAGCACGGGAAGAAAGTCCTTATCATAGAAAAGGAAAAGTTTGGCGGAGAATGCCTTAACTACGGTTGCATACCGTCAAAAGCCCTGATAGAATTAAGTGAGAACATAGGTTACCTCCATGATATGCCAGGAGTTACCCTGAATTATAAAATAGACATGAAAGAATGGCAGAAATGGAAAGAATCCATGGTAAAAAGAATAACAGGCGGTGCTGAAAAGCTTTGCATAAGCCTCGGGGCTAAGGTTATCTACGGAGTCGGGTCAGTAAAGGACAGAAATACAGTTACAGTAAATGGTACAGATTATACAGCAAAAAATATAATCATTAATACAGGGTCTGTTCCGGTAAAGATAAAAGGGATTGACGACGTTTATTATAACAGGGAGATGCTTGCAGTTGAAAATATTCCATCAAAACTTGTCATAATAGGTGGCGGATATATAGGAGTTGAAATGGGAACCGCCTTCAGGAAACTCGGTTCAGAAGTTTATATTGTGGAAATGAAAGACAGGATATTACCCGAAATTGAGGAAGATCTTGCCAGGGAAGTCGACAAAAGGCTCAGAAAGCTTGGTGTGAATATAATGACCGGAATGAAGGTGCTTTCAGTTAAAAAGGATAAGAACTATAAAGTAGCTATAGAAGGCAGTGACACGATAGAGGCTGATACCGTGCTCATGTCTGTGGGAAGGATACCAAATACAGAAGGCAGTGGAATAGAAAAACTTGGAATTGAAATGGACGGGCGCTTCATCAAAACCGATAGCCATAAGAGGACTAATGTTCCGAACATATATGCTATTGGCGATGTTTCAGGCGGCCCTATGCTGGCACACAAGGCATTTTACGATGGATATGTAGCTGCGGAGAATATACTTGGAAATGATACTGTTGTTGATTACAGAGCCATGCCATTTGTGGTTTATACCGATCCTGAAATAGCATTTACAGGAAAAGCGGGAACCAAATCGAACAAGGTGCCGGTGCTTGCAAATCCAAGGTCATTGACAATGAACCAGCAGGACGGATTCTTCAAATTGTACTACGATGACGACGGTACCATAACAGGTGCCGGAGTAGCTGCTCCGAGATCCTCAGAATCCATAACAGAAATCAGCCTTGCGGTTGAATCAGGGCTTTCCATAGATGATTTATTCCTGACCATCCATCCACACCCAACTGTATCGGAGGGTTTGAAGGATGCAGCAGAAAGGCGTGACTGA